Proteins from one Nyctibius grandis isolate bNycGra1 chromosome 2, bNycGra1.pri, whole genome shotgun sequence genomic window:
- the FAM181B gene encoding protein FAM181B: protein MAVPAALLSPHHLLSFCFPAAGGLLGYADLEKGYEGGGGGDSGDFKEATRDLLSFIDSASSNIKLALDKPVKSKRKVNHRKYLQKQIKRCTGIIAAAPPPAPPSPAASPPAACPAKPPPRRETSQAASSLQSKSLAALFGSLQQGRGAAGGGGEAAGGGGGAGGGGGGAAGGPRKVPLRDRNLPPSFFTEPALPAAAARGPPPGTKELEKGGGGGGTEAAEFFELLGPEYGALLPEHAAPPDAFPTARLPAELGLEHGLYEAPLPLPAAHHPLLGGLVYPEPPWSPAGPCSPPKKAPSEALRPLYPGGGEPAPGGSEEPGGQLPAGFAPFFPECPLPPPQVPYDYSAGYHRAAYPGL from the coding sequence atGGCCGTGCCAGCCGCGCTGCTCAGCCCCCACCACCTCCTCTCCTTCTGCTTCCCGGCCGCCGGCGGCCTCCTGGGCTATGCCGACCTGGAGAAGGGCTACGAGGGTGGCGGCGGGGGCGACTCGGGCGACTTTAAAGAAGCCACCAGGGACCTGCTGAGCTTCATCGACTCGGCCTCCAGCAACATCAAGCTGGCGCTGGACAAGCCGGTGAAGTCCAAGCGGAAGGTGAACCACCGCAAGTACCTGCAGAAGCAGATCAAGCGCTGCACCGGCATCatcgccgccgccccgccgcccgcgccgccatcccccgccgcctccccgcccgccgcctgccccgccaagccgccgccgcgccgggagaCCTCGCAGGCGGCCAGCAGCCTCCAGAGCAAGAGCCTGGCCGCCCTCTTCGGCTCCCTGCAgcagggccggggggcggcgggcggcggcggagaggcggcgggcggcggcggcggggcggggggcggcggcggtggggcggcgggcggcccgcGGAAGGTGCCGCTGCGGGACCGCAACCTGCCGCCTTCCTTCTTCACGGAgccggcgctgcccgccgccgctgcccgggggccgccgccgggcaccaaggagctggagaagggcGGCGGTGGAGGGGGCACGGAGGCGGCCGAGTTCTTCGAGCTGCTGGGCCCCGAGTACGGCGCGCTGCTGCCCGAGCACGCCGCCCCGCCGGACGCCTTCCCCACCGCCCGCCTGCCCGCCGAGCTGGGCCTGGAGCACGGCCTCTACGAAGCGCCGCTTCCGCTGCCCGCCGCCCATCACCCGCTGCTGGGCGGGCTGGTCTACCCCGAGCCGCCCTGGAGCCCAGCcgggccctgcagcccccccaagAAGGCGCCGTCCGAAGCGCTGCGCCCGCTTTaccccggcggcggggagccggcCCCGGGCGGCAGCGAGGAGCCCGGCGGGCAGCTGCCGGCGGGGTTCGCCCCCTTCTTCCCCGAgtgcccgctgcccccgccgcaGGTGCCCTACGACTACAGCGCCGGCTACCACCGCGCCGCCTACCCCGGCCTGTAG